The following proteins are co-located in the Pseudomonas cavernae genome:
- a CDS encoding penicillin acylase family protein, with the protein MKRSLTVLAIAVAAVAAGATWYLHSKQPQRSGELALAHLQAPVSVRYDERGVPHIQAQNEADMYRALGYVHAQDRLFQMEMLRRLARGELAEVLGAKLVDTDRLFRTLGIRAHADQYAKTLDANSPAVQALQAYLDGINQYQDSRPAPVEFDLLGIDKRPFTLEDTVSVAGYMAYSFAAAFRTEPVLSHMRDQLGGDYLKVFDLAWHSAGVIQTPTLAAGDWQDLNALARLSQQALVEAGLPQFEGSNAWAVAGSHTKSGKPLLAGDPHIRFAVPAVWYEAQLSAPGFELYGHHQALNPYASLGHNRQFAWSLTMFQNDDLDLIAEKVNPDNPNQVWANGQWADLQSREETIRVKDGAPVTLTLRRSPHGPIVNDALGAAAGQTPIAMWWAFLETENPILDAFYQLNRADTLSKARDATAKIHAPGLNIVWANAAGDIGWWAAAKLPQRPAGVNPSFILDGSSHEADKPGYLPFTANPQEENPARGYIVSANYQPLSPTGVAVPGYYNLADRGQRLNDRLAQSDVKWDLQNSQALQLETATGYPQRLLQPLLADLRGAAADDGERALVEQLASWNGDHQLDSSIAPLFNQLTFQLAAAAMHDELGDAFFDNLLSTRVLDTALPRLAADAASPWWDDRGTEAKESRAETVKAAWQAALAHLKSTLGDDPSKWAWGSAHTLTHGHPLGQQQPLDKLFNVGPFAAPGGHEVPNNLSHRVGPTPWQVVYGPSTRRLIDLADPEHSLGINPVGQSGVPFDAHYADQAEAYIQGQYLPQHYSDEDVKANTQSSLTLVPASAR; encoded by the coding sequence ATGAAACGCAGCCTGACTGTCCTGGCCATCGCCGTCGCGGCGGTGGCTGCCGGCGCCACCTGGTACCTGCACAGCAAACAGCCGCAACGCAGCGGCGAGCTGGCCCTCGCCCATCTGCAGGCGCCGGTCAGCGTGCGCTACGACGAACGTGGCGTGCCGCACATCCAGGCGCAGAACGAGGCCGACATGTACCGCGCGCTCGGCTATGTGCACGCCCAGGACCGCCTGTTCCAGATGGAAATGCTGCGCCGCCTGGCGCGCGGCGAGCTGGCCGAAGTGCTGGGCGCCAAGCTGGTCGATACCGACCGCCTGTTCCGCACCCTCGGCATCCGCGCGCATGCCGACCAGTACGCCAAAACCCTCGACGCGAACAGCCCGGCGGTGCAGGCACTGCAGGCCTATCTGGACGGCATCAACCAGTACCAGGACAGCCGTCCGGCGCCGGTGGAGTTCGACCTGCTGGGCATCGACAAGCGTCCATTCACCCTCGAGGACACCGTTAGCGTCGCCGGCTACATGGCCTATAGCTTCGCCGCCGCGTTCCGCACCGAGCCGGTGCTGAGCCATATGCGCGACCAGCTCGGCGGCGACTACCTGAAGGTCTTCGACCTCGCCTGGCACTCCGCCGGGGTGATCCAGACTCCGACGCTGGCCGCCGGCGACTGGCAGGACCTCAACGCCCTCGCCCGCCTCAGCCAGCAGGCGCTGGTCGAGGCCGGCCTGCCGCAGTTCGAGGGCAGCAACGCCTGGGCGGTGGCCGGCAGCCACACCAAGAGCGGCAAGCCGCTGCTGGCCGGCGACCCGCACATCCGCTTCGCGGTGCCGGCGGTGTGGTACGAGGCGCAACTGAGCGCGCCCGGCTTCGAGCTGTACGGCCACCACCAGGCGCTCAACCCCTACGCCTCGCTCGGTCACAACCGCCAGTTCGCCTGGAGCCTGACCATGTTCCAGAATGACGACCTCGACCTGATCGCCGAGAAGGTCAATCCGGACAACCCCAATCAGGTCTGGGCCAACGGCCAGTGGGCCGACCTGCAGAGCCGCGAGGAGACCATCCGGGTCAAGGACGGCGCGCCGGTCACCCTGACCCTGCGCCGCTCGCCACACGGGCCGATCGTCAACGACGCGCTCGGCGCCGCTGCCGGCCAGACGCCGATTGCCATGTGGTGGGCGTTCCTCGAGACCGAGAACCCAATCCTCGACGCCTTCTACCAGCTCAACCGCGCCGACACCCTGAGTAAGGCGCGCGACGCCACGGCGAAGATCCACGCGCCGGGCCTCAACATCGTCTGGGCCAACGCTGCTGGCGACATCGGCTGGTGGGCCGCGGCCAAGCTGCCGCAGCGCCCGGCCGGGGTGAACCCGAGCTTCATCCTCGACGGCAGCAGCCACGAGGCGGACAAACCCGGCTACCTGCCGTTCACCGCCAACCCGCAGGAGGAGAATCCGGCGCGCGGCTACATCGTGTCGGCCAACTACCAGCCGCTGTCACCGACCGGCGTGGCGGTCCCCGGCTACTACAACCTGGCCGACCGCGGTCAGCGCCTCAACGACCGCCTGGCACAGAGCGACGTGAAGTGGGACCTGCAGAACAGCCAGGCGCTGCAGCTGGAAACCGCCACCGGCTACCCGCAGCGCCTGCTCCAGCCGCTGCTCGCCGACCTGCGTGGCGCCGCGGCGGACGACGGCGAGCGCGCCCTGGTCGAGCAGCTGGCCAGCTGGAACGGCGACCATCAGCTCGACTCGAGCATCGCGCCGCTGTTCAACCAGCTGACCTTCCAGCTGGCCGCTGCGGCCATGCACGATGAGCTCGGCGACGCCTTCTTCGACAACCTGCTGTCTACCCGCGTGCTCGACACCGCGCTGCCGCGCCTGGCCGCCGACGCCGCCTCGCCCTGGTGGGACGACCGTGGCACTGAGGCCAAGGAGAGCCGTGCCGAGACGGTCAAGGCCGCCTGGCAGGCGGCCCTGGCGCATCTCAAAAGCACGCTCGGCGATGACCCGAGCAAGTGGGCCTGGGGCAGCGCGCATACCCTCACCCACGGCCATCCGCTGGGTCAGCAGCAGCCGCTCGACAAGCTGTTCAACGTCGGCCCGTTCGCCGCGCCGGGCGGCCACGAGGTGCCGAACAACCTCTCGCACCGGGTCGGCCCGACGCCCTGGCAGGTGGTCTACGGCCCCTCGACACGGCGCCTGATCGACCTGGCCGACCCCGAGCACAGCCTTGGCATCAACCCGGTCGGGCAGAGCGGCGTGCCGTTCGATGCGCACTATGCCGACCAGGCCGAGGCCTACATCCAGGGCCAGTACCTGCCGCAGCACTACAGCGATGAGGATGTGAAGGCCAACACCCAGAGCAGCCTGACCCTGGTGCCGGCATCAGCGCGATAG
- a CDS encoding ABC transporter permease subunit: MKRFSFSRLMLWLGLTFIYAPMVILVIYSFNASKLVTVWGGWSVKWYVGLLDNSQLMGSVLRSLEIACYTAIAAVALGTLAAFVLTRIPRFKGRTLFGGMVTAPLVMPEVITGLSLLLLFVAMAQLIGWPAERGIVTIWIAHTTFCTAYVAVVVSARLRELDLSIEEAAMDLGAKPWKVFFLITIPMIAPSLAAGAMMSFALSLDDLVLASFVSGPGSTTLPMEVFSAVRLGVKPEINAIASLILLVVSLFTFLAWFFTRRAEERRKRAIQQAMETMAEEASASAWKPVAQAA, encoded by the coding sequence ATGAAGCGCTTCAGTTTCTCGAGGCTGATGCTGTGGCTCGGCCTGACGTTCATCTACGCGCCGATGGTCATCCTGGTGATCTACTCGTTCAACGCCTCCAAGCTGGTGACGGTGTGGGGCGGCTGGTCGGTGAAGTGGTACGTCGGCCTGCTCGACAACAGCCAGCTGATGGGCTCGGTGCTGCGCTCGCTGGAGATCGCCTGCTACACCGCGATTGCCGCGGTGGCGCTGGGCACCCTGGCGGCCTTCGTGCTGACCCGCATCCCGCGCTTCAAGGGCCGCACCCTGTTCGGCGGCATGGTCACCGCGCCGCTGGTGATGCCCGAGGTGATCACCGGTCTGTCGCTGCTGCTGCTGTTCGTGGCCATGGCCCAGCTGATCGGCTGGCCGGCCGAGCGCGGCATCGTCACCATCTGGATCGCCCACACCACCTTCTGCACCGCCTATGTGGCGGTGGTGGTGTCGGCGCGCCTGCGCGAGCTGGACTTGTCGATCGAGGAAGCGGCCATGGACCTCGGCGCCAAGCCGTGGAAGGTGTTCTTCCTGATCACTATCCCGATGATCGCGCCGTCGCTGGCCGCCGGGGCGATGATGTCGTTCGCCCTGTCGCTCGACGACCTGGTGCTCGCCAGCTTCGTCTCCGGCCCCGGCTCGACCACCCTGCCGATGGAGGTGTTCTCCGCGGTGCGCCTCGGCGTGAAGCCGGAGATCAACGCCATCGCCAGCCTGATCCTGCTGGTGGTGTCGCTGTTCACCTTCCTCGCCTGGTTCTTCACCCGGCGTGCCGAGGAACGCCGCAAGCGGGCGATCCAGCAGGCGATGGAGACCATGGCGGAAGAGGCCTCGGCATCCGCCTGGAAGCCGGTGGCTCAGGCGGCCTGA